The genomic stretch TGCAGTTAACCTGCCCATCGAAAACCTTGAACCTGAAGCGATCGCTGATCGTTGCAAGATTGTCTTCTTGTCATTACCAAATGGTTTAGCCAGTAAAATTGCACCACGTCTGCTAGCTAAGGGTTGCAAAGTCCTCGATCTATCCGCAGATTATCGCTTCACCGATCTACAAGTTTATGAATCTTGGTACAAGGAGGCACGGACTGACGCTGAAGTTAATTCCAAGGCGGTCTATGGATTGCCAGAAATTTATCGCGATCGCATTGCTACCGCTAACTTGGTTGGCTGTGCTGGTTGCTATCCCACTGCTAGTCTATTAGCTCTACAGCCTTTACTAAAGCAAGGTCTAGTTGATCCTAGTACGATCATCATTGATGCTAAGTCTGGTACATCGGGTGGTGGTCGTCAGCCTAAAACTAATTTATTACTAGCCGAAGCAGATGGATCTCTTGCTGCCTATGGTATTGCTAGCCACAGACATACTCCTGAGATTGAACAGATCTGTAGTGATATGGCAGGTCAGGATGTTCTAGTGCAATTCACACCGCATCTAATTCCGATGATTCGCGGCATTCTTTCGACGGTATATGCTAAGTTACGCGACCCTGGTTTGGTGAAAGACGATATTCTTACTATCTATAAATCTTTTTATCGCAACTCAGAATGGGTGCAGGTTTTGCCCAAAAATATTTTCCCACAAACCAAATGGGCTTTAGGTACTAATCTTTGCTATCTCGGTGTCGAAGTCGATGAACGCACAGGTCGAGTAATTGTAGTGTCTGCGATCGATAACCTGATGAAAGGACAGGCTGCCCAAGCTGTGCAATGTATGAATATCATGATGGGCTGGGAAGAGTCATTGGCTCTGCCTAAGCTAACTTTCTATCCTTAAATACGTATTAGCCCTGCACTCAAGTGCGGGCTAAAAGCTCAAACCCGTTGAAACGGGTTAATTAATAGGACTACGGAGTCCACTTCAGTGGAATTAAGCAAATAAGCCAAGAACTCAAGTTCTTGGCTTATTTGCGTCATATACTTGGTTGAAGTGGGTTATACCAATTCACAAAAGTGTGGCAACACTTTTGTGAATTAAAAACCAAATCCAGTAAGGGTTTTAAAAACACAAAATGGCTACGCCATTTTGTGTTTTGGTATTAGTGATGGGCGACGCTTTGCTTCGCTCATCCTTAACGATATACAAATGACAGCAACAGTTAAAAGTTTGGGTGAGCAAGGATTGCTGAAGATATTTCGGCAATATTGTAGTGCGGTGGTGGGGGATGACGCAGCGCCCATGGGCGCAACTTTGCCCGATCGCCAAATGGTGGCGACGACAGATATGTTGATCGATGGTGTGCATTTTAGCGATCGCACCACTAGCCCAGAAGATGTTGGTTGGCGTGCTGCCGCTGTGAACTTATCTGATCTTGCTGCGATGGGTGCTAAGCCTTGGGGATTGGTCATGTCGGTGGGACTACCACCTGATACCGAGATTGCTTGGATTGAAGGTGTATATCGTGGCTTTAGTGAATGTTTACAAACCTATGGCACTGAATTGGTGGGCGGCGATACTGTGCGATCGCCTGTGCGGACTTTATCGGTAACTGCCTTTGGTCAAGTACCGAAAACTCAAGTCATTCAGAGACATACGGCGCGAGTTGGTGATGTGATTGTGATGACGGGTTTGCATGGACTTTCAAAAGCTGGTTTAGAACTTCTACTTAAAGAAGAGTTAAAAGAGGAGTTATTAGTGCCGATGCTGATTGGCAATCAGATTCTAGCGGGAGAGGATTTAGTTCAAGCAATCTGTCATTACCATCAGCGACCAATTCCCCGTTTTGATGCGATCGCGATTTTGCATAAGATTCTCAACCAGCAAAATCATCCAACTGATTTTCCTGTTTCAGGAATGGATAGTAGTGATGGATTAGCCGATGCGATCGCCCAAATATGTCGTGCTAGTAAAGTTGGTGCAAAGATCCATTGGCGATCGCTACCAATTCACCGAGCTGTAAGGGCTTTGGCAGGCGATCGCGCCTTAGAGTGGGTATTGTATGGCGGTGAAGATTTTGAACTTGTTTTATGTATGCCTTTGTCTTTAGCCGAAAAGTTTGTAAATCAACTATCTGGCGCAGTGATTATCGGTGAGATTATCGATGGCGATCGAATTGACGGACTAGAAATGAGATCGGCTTTTCAACATTTCGCACCCTAAGATTGCTTTGAGAATGTTGCTTCGCAACATTCTCAAAGCAATCTTATTTGGCTAACGCCTTTTCATGTTGTCCTCTTAGCTGACCACAGGCAGCATCTGCTTCCAGTCCTCTTGTCCGTCGTACACTCACCGCAACTTTATAATGTTCCAGAACCTGCACAAAAGCTTGAATCGCTCTTTCGGTTGGGCGTTTGTAATCAGCATCACTGACCGTGTTGTAAGGAATCAAATTAACATGACTCTGGAAACCCCGAATTAGATATGCGAGTTCCTCGGCTTGTTCAGGTGCATCATTGACACCAGCCAGCAATGTATATTCAAAACTAATTCTCCTACCCGTGATCTCCACATATTCACGACAGTCATCCATCAAGGCAATCAATGGATAGCGATCGGCGGAAGGAATTACTTGGGCGCGAACTTCTTGTGTCGGCGCATGAAGGCTGACAGCGAGAGTGACTTGTAGATGCTCTTCCGCAAAGCGAGGGATCTGATTGGGAATGCCGACGGTGGAGACGGTGATATTGCGCTGACCAATGCCGATGTCTTTATTAATCACAGCGATCGCACCGACTAGATTCTCATAATTGAGCAATGGCTCGCCCATGCCCATAAATACGATATGGCTGACGCGCTGCTGCATTACTTCCTGCACAGTCAGCACTTGATCGATAATTTCATGCTTTGCCAAGTTGCGCCGAAATCCGCCTTTACCCGTGGCGCAAAAGTCACAAGCCATAGGACAGCCGACTTGGGTGGAAACACAGACGGTCAGACGCTTACTGGTGGGAATGCCAACGGTTTCGACAATTTCTCCATCGGCTAACTTCAGCAGGAATTTCTCAGTACCATCGCGAGTTGTTTTGTGGAGATGAATCTGCGATCGCCCGATTTCCACAGTCGGATTCTGTGCAAATTCTTCGCGCCATGCCTTCGGAAACACTGTAATATCTTCTAAACTTCGCGCTCCCTTGTTATATAGCCAGTCATGGAGCTGTTTACCTCGATAGCTTGGTTGCCCTTGCGCTACGACCCATTCGGTGAGTTCAGATTGCGATCGCCCCAATAGTGGTAGGACTTTAGTAGATGCTGAGGTTAACGTATTGGCTGTCATGACAAATTGGCAAATGGGGCTAATATTGATTTTATCAAATTTCTTACAAACATGCCTGAGAAGGATATAAGGATGGAAAAATTCGATCTATAGCCTTTAATGGAAATCCAATTCTTACAGCGCTTTTGGGTGTGTCAGAAATCAAAAATCCTTCTTTACACAAAGTATTGAGAAGCAGTTCCATTAAATCAATGATTTTGTCTCTATACCTCAATGACATTGCCGATCTTTTTGACGGCTCTAGTCCTCTCTTTGCAAAGGTTACTGCAAATTAATTTGAATTTTATTGCCGATCTTATTGCCGATCTTTCTTAGGTTTATTGATATAGTAAATTCGCATTATATTCGCTGGTAGTCTATGAAACGTCGTCAACTTTTACTGACATTATTGGGTGTACCTGTAGTTGGCTCATTGATTTATGGGGCGATCTCCAAATCGAAAAACCAATATGAGCCAGTTTTAGCCAAGTCTCCAGCCAGTAATCCTCCCGAAAATAATCCTACTTTTACTGATCCCACTGAAGAACCATTAGTGAGATTTGCGGCGATCGCAGATAACGGATTTGGTAGTCCTGACCAGATGGCTGTCGCTAAGTCCATGTGGGAAACCTATCAGCAAAAGCCCTATCCCTTCGTACTGATGGCTGGCGATAATATTTATTCCTACGGTGAAATTAGTTTAGCAAAAGCATATTTTGAAGATCCCTATGCCCCATTGCTCAAAGAGAATGTGAAATTTTATGCAGTATTGGGAAATCACGACATTATCAAATCGAACAATGGACTCGATCAGATTAATTATCCACTTTTTAATATGAGCGATCGCTATTATTCGTTTACAAAAGGTAATACTGCTGAGGCAACTATTGAATTTTTTGCGATCGATACGAATGACAATGCTCCTTGGCTAGAGCAGCTTGCATGGCTCGATCGTCAGTTAGCTAATAGTACAGCTCCTTGGAAAATCGTATTTGGACATCATCCTTTATATTCATCAGGACGACATGGTAGTAATCCTAAATTAGCTGCCAAACTTGCGCCGATATTTGCGAAGCATAAAGTTTCACTTTATCTTTGTGGACATGATCATGGCTACGAGAGATTTGCCCCGATTAATGGCACAACTTATATTGTCAATGGCGGCGGAGGTGCTCCACTATATAGCTTTGGTAAATCACCTCAAACTGCTTTTGTAAGTGCGCAGTTTAGCTTTATGACTTTTGATGTCTATCAAGATAAAATCATCACTAAGGCGATCGCCACCGATGGCAAAGTTTTTGATCGCGCCATAATCACTAAAACCATTTAATGTAAGGTGACTCTTCACGTCACTTCACATTAAATTAGCTAAACCAATAATTACTATGAGCTTATACCTGTACGCAATTTTGCAAGCTGATCATATTGAGCTAGTTAAAGATCTCGATCTTAAAGGCATGAATGCTCAGCCCGTGCAGTTTTATCCGCTCCCTCCTTTTGCGATCGTCTATAGTGAATCTCAGCAGGAGAGATATCTCGCCAGCCGCGCAAACCTGATTACCCACGAAACAGTTTTAGAAACATTGATGAAGGCGATCGATCCGCATAAAGCAGTGCCTTTGCCTTTGCAGTTCGGGCTAGTGGTTGAAGAATGGGAAGAAGTGGAAAATGATTTGCTAATTCCTTACGAGGCAAAACTTACAGAACTGATCGATAACTTAATCGGTAAGCGAGAAGTCAGTGTCAAACTCTTTTGGAATCAAAATGAAGAATTAAATCTCGCTGTAGCTGAAAATAAAGACTTGCAACAAAGGCGCGAAGCTTTAGTTGGGAAGGTGCTGAGTATGGATGAAGCGATCGCAATCGGGCAAGAACTAGAATCTGCGATCGAGCAACGTCAACAAATCATCATTGATGCTTTTGTGGATACCCTCAAGCCGCTATCCCATGATTATGCTGAGGGAGAATTACTGACGGAAAGTATGATTTATAATGGTTCTTTCTTAATTGATTGGGATAAAGAGCCTGAATTTGCCGCAGCTGTTGAAGCACTAGATCTTCAATTTGAGAACCGCCTCAGAATCCGCTACAACGATTTCACCGCTCCCTACAACTTTGTAAATGTAGATCGAGAATAAACTACAGCAAAGCTTATCCCAAATTCACAAAAGTGTTGTCACACTTTTGTGAATTAAAAAGCAAACTCTGTAGAGAAACATACGTCTCAACCCATGATCGGCAGTCGAATGCAAAACTTAGTACCTTGACCTAGCCCTGTCTGAACTTCCAAACTGCCACCGTGTTTTTCTACAACGATTTGACGAGCGATCGCCAAACCCAATCCTGTTCCTTTACCCACCTCTTTGGTGGTAAACAAATGGTCAAAGATTTTAGCTTTGACATCTTCTGTCATCCCCTTACCATTGTCACAGAAATGGATTTCAATAGCATTTTGTGCAGTTAAGGTAGTTTGAATCGTAATTTTTTGAGGATTAGCTTGTAGATCAGCAAAAGAAGATTGCAGAGCAACTTCATCAAAAATATCGATCGCATTCGCCAGAATATTCATAAACACTTGGTTTAACTGACCAGGGAAACAATAAATGGCGGGCACATCACCATAATTTTGAATGACTTCAATAGCAGGTCGATATTCGTTAGCCTTGAGCCGATATTTGAGAATTAGCAATGTACTATCAATTCCTTCGTGCAGGTTGGCGCTAACTTTATGATCAGTATCGGCACGAGAAAAAGTGCGCAGACTGTTGCTAATACCTCTAATGCGATCGGTCGCACCTTTCATAGAGTTCAGCAGCTTAGGTAAGTCTTCGCTCAGGAATTCTAAATCAATCTCTTCTGCATTGTCTTGAACAGAGGCGGCAGGATTGGGATGATGTTGCTGATAGAGAGCAAGATGTTCGAGAAGATCATGCACATAGTCTTTCGCATTTTTAATGCTGCCATTGAGGAAGCCAATTGGATTATTGATTTCGTGGGCAACCCCAGCAACAAGATTCCCCAACGATGCCATTTTTTCGCTTTGGACAATCTGCAACTGGGATTGTTCAATCTGTTGAGCGTAGTTCTGAGCTTGTTGATAGAGCCGAGCATTTTCTAAAGAGATTGCGGCTTGAGCGCAGAGGAAGTTCAACAGTTCGACGCGATCGCTTGTAAATGCGCCAACGGTGACATGATTCTCCAAATACAAAATTGCCACAAGTTTGCCCTGCTGTAAAATTGGGGTACAGAGCATACTCTTGGGCTGCTGCTGCAAGACATAAACATCCGTCGCTAAGGTGGGATGAACAGAGGCATCAACAATCACCACAGGTTCCCGACTACGTTTAACAGTATTAATCAATGATTGGGGAACTTCTGAACTACTAGACAAATCAATGGATTGCACTTGTGCTGGCTGATCGACGGTGGCAATCGCTTCCACAAACCACTGATTTTTACTGGGCATTAGCAAAGCACTTTTATCGGCTCCCGCATTTTCGAGAACCGTATGCAGCAAGGTTGCCAAGAGCTTGTCGAGTTGAATTTCGCTGGACAGGGTTTGAGATGCTTTCAGCACCGTTGCGAGGTCGAGTGTGGCAGAAATGCTGGTGCTACTGTGAGTAGATGATTGTGTACTAGCTGTTTGAGATGTGGTTATAGATATTGTCGAAAACACTGTTTCAGTTGCCGACAAAGCCATTTTTTGTTGTTGCAAAATTGGCGCAAGCATCTGGGGATAGCGACGTTCTAGGTCTTGTACTTTGGCTTTTGCGCCCCAGCGAGCATAGCCGTAGTAGGCATTCGTCAGATACTCTTGGGCAATTTTTTCTTTGCCCCAATCGAGATAGAATTTGGCAGCGAGTTCGTTGGCTAAAGCCTCTTCTTGGATAAATCCATTCGCTTTGGCTCCTGCGATCGCTTGGTCATAATATGCGATCGCATTTGAAATATCGCTTGAAATACAGCAACGTAATGCCTCTACCAGAAGATACTTATGTTGATAATTGATCGGTGCAGCACTAGCATAAATGCCTAGTTTTTCCTGATTTGCATCAACCTGAGAAAGAAGTTTTACTTGCTGCAAAGGATCAACCGTTGGATAAAGTGTGAGA from Pseudanabaena sp. BC1403 encodes the following:
- the argC gene encoding N-acetyl-gamma-glutamyl-phosphate reductase — translated: MSAQDRVPVGIIGASGYGGIQLVRLLLEHPLVNITYMGGSGSVGQNFADLYPHIAHAVNLPIENLEPEAIADRCKIVFLSLPNGLASKIAPRLLAKGCKVLDLSADYRFTDLQVYESWYKEARTDAEVNSKAVYGLPEIYRDRIATANLVGCAGCYPTASLLALQPLLKQGLVDPSTIIIDAKSGTSGGGRQPKTNLLLAEADGSLAAYGIASHRHTPEIEQICSDMAGQDVLVQFTPHLIPMIRGILSTVYAKLRDPGLVKDDILTIYKSFYRNSEWVQVLPKNIFPQTKWALGTNLCYLGVEVDERTGRVIVVSAIDNLMKGQAAQAVQCMNIMMGWEESLALPKLTFYP
- the thiL gene encoding thiamine-phosphate kinase: MTATVKSLGEQGLLKIFRQYCSAVVGDDAAPMGATLPDRQMVATTDMLIDGVHFSDRTTSPEDVGWRAAAVNLSDLAAMGAKPWGLVMSVGLPPDTEIAWIEGVYRGFSECLQTYGTELVGGDTVRSPVRTLSVTAFGQVPKTQVIQRHTARVGDVIVMTGLHGLSKAGLELLLKEELKEELLVPMLIGNQILAGEDLVQAICHYHQRPIPRFDAIAILHKILNQQNHPTDFPVSGMDSSDGLADAIAQICRASKVGAKIHWRSLPIHRAVRALAGDRALEWVLYGGEDFELVLCMPLSLAEKFVNQLSGAVIIGEIIDGDRIDGLEMRSAFQHFAP
- the rlmN gene encoding 23S rRNA (adenine(2503)-C(2))-methyltransferase RlmN, with the translated sequence MTANTLTSASTKVLPLLGRSQSELTEWVVAQGQPSYRGKQLHDWLYNKGARSLEDITVFPKAWREEFAQNPTVEIGRSQIHLHKTTRDGTEKFLLKLADGEIVETVGIPTSKRLTVCVSTQVGCPMACDFCATGKGGFRRNLAKHEIIDQVLTVQEVMQQRVSHIVFMGMGEPLLNYENLVGAIAVINKDIGIGQRNITVSTVGIPNQIPRFAEEHLQVTLAVSLHAPTQEVRAQVIPSADRYPLIALMDDCREYVEITGRRISFEYTLLAGVNDAPEQAEELAYLIRGFQSHVNLIPYNTVSDADYKRPTERAIQAFVQVLEHYKVAVSVRRTRGLEADAACGQLRGQHEKALAK
- a CDS encoding metallophosphoesterase, which translates into the protein MKRRQLLLTLLGVPVVGSLIYGAISKSKNQYEPVLAKSPASNPPENNPTFTDPTEEPLVRFAAIADNGFGSPDQMAVAKSMWETYQQKPYPFVLMAGDNIYSYGEISLAKAYFEDPYAPLLKENVKFYAVLGNHDIIKSNNGLDQINYPLFNMSDRYYSFTKGNTAEATIEFFAIDTNDNAPWLEQLAWLDRQLANSTAPWKIVFGHHPLYSSGRHGSNPKLAAKLAPIFAKHKVSLYLCGHDHGYERFAPINGTTYIVNGGGGAPLYSFGKSPQTAFVSAQFSFMTFDVYQDKIITKAIATDGKVFDRAIITKTI
- a CDS encoding GvpL/GvpF family gas vesicle protein, with protein sequence MSLYLYAILQADHIELVKDLDLKGMNAQPVQFYPLPPFAIVYSESQQERYLASRANLITHETVLETLMKAIDPHKAVPLPLQFGLVVEEWEEVENDLLIPYEAKLTELIDNLIGKREVSVKLFWNQNEELNLAVAENKDLQQRREALVGKVLSMDEAIAIGQELESAIEQRQQIIIDAFVDTLKPLSHDYAEGELLTESMIYNGSFLIDWDKEPEFAAAVEALDLQFENRLRIRYNDFTAPYNFVNVDRE